From a single Sphingosinicellaceae bacterium genomic region:
- a CDS encoding enoyl-CoA hydratase/isomerase family protein produces MTYEHILFDEAEGVATLTINRPTMLNALHVGVIGEMIDAVDRVRDEGTARALLMTGAGRGFSSGADLAGGGAGGGGSKRSGPVDAGKVLETHFNPLLERLFALPVPFITAVNGPAAGAGCSFALSGDIVIAGKSAYFLQAFINIGLVPDVGSTWLLPRLAGKARAQAMMMLGEKIPAATALDWGMIYQVVEDAELISTATAVAQKLAKGPTRSYALIRQGIRDCLDVSLTEALMVERRNQRTAGRSPDFAEGVSAFLQKRPAVFTGK; encoded by the coding sequence ATGACCTACGAGCACATCCTGTTCGACGAAGCCGAGGGCGTCGCGACGCTCACCATCAACCGCCCGACGATGCTCAACGCGCTCCACGTCGGCGTGATCGGCGAGATGATCGACGCGGTCGACCGGGTTCGTGACGAGGGCACGGCGCGCGCGCTGCTGATGACTGGGGCCGGCCGCGGCTTCTCGAGCGGAGCCGACCTCGCGGGCGGCGGTGCCGGGGGTGGCGGCAGCAAGCGCTCGGGCCCGGTCGATGCGGGCAAGGTGCTCGAGACCCACTTCAACCCGCTACTCGAGCGGCTGTTCGCGCTGCCGGTGCCGTTCATCACCGCAGTCAACGGCCCCGCCGCGGGTGCCGGTTGCTCGTTTGCGCTGTCGGGCGACATCGTCATCGCCGGAAAGTCGGCGTATTTCCTGCAGGCCTTCATCAACATCGGGCTGGTCCCCGACGTCGGCTCGACGTGGCTGCTGCCGCGCCTCGCCGGCAAGGCCCGCGCGCAGGCGATGATGATGCTCGGCGAGAAGATCCCGGCCGCGACCGCGCTCGACTGGGGCATGATCTACCAGGTCGTCGAGGATGCCGAGCTGATCTCGACCGCGACCGCGGTGGCGCAGAAGCTCGCCAAGGGGCCGACGCGATCCTACGCGCTGATCCGCCAGGGCATCCGCGACTGCCTCGACGTGTCGCTGACCGAGGCGCTGATGGTCGAGCGGCGGAACCAGCGAACGGCGGGCCGGTCGCCGGACTTCGCAGAAGGGGTCAGCGCCTTCCTGCAGAAGCGGCCGGCGGTTTTCACGGGGAAGTAA
- the tgt gene encoding tRNA guanosine(34) transglycosylase Tgt, whose translation MTRPRFDFTISATDGAARTGVIAIRRGDIRTPAFMPVGTAATVKAMRPADVRAAGADIILGNTYHLMLRPGAERVARLGGLHKFMGWSGPILTDSGGYQVMSLAARTKRSEEGVAFASHLDGSKHLITPERSIEIQRLLGSDIVMAFDELVALPAEREAVEAAMARSMRWAARSRAAFDGGGEHAASATLFGIQQGGLDEGLRGTSARALCDIGFDGYAIGGLAVGEGQAAMFGVLDFACDQLPVDRPRYLMGVGKPDDIVGAVQRGVDMFDCVLPTRSGRTGQAFTRDGPIAIRNAGFAEDKRPLDPGCPCPVCAQNSRAYLHHLVRSDEILGAMLMTEHNIWFYEVLMQDLRDAIAGKRLDAFATAFRARYLPSPLEGEGPAALAAREREGRGNPE comes from the coding sequence ATGACTCGACCACGCTTCGATTTCACCATTTCCGCCACCGACGGAGCCGCCCGTACCGGCGTCATCGCGATCCGGCGCGGCGACATCCGCACGCCCGCCTTCATGCCGGTCGGCACCGCCGCGACCGTCAAGGCGATGCGACCCGCCGACGTCCGCGCGGCCGGGGCGGACATCATCCTCGGCAACACCTACCATTTGATGCTCCGTCCAGGGGCCGAGCGGGTGGCGCGGCTCGGCGGGCTGCACAAGTTCATGGGCTGGTCTGGGCCGATCCTGACCGACAGCGGCGGCTACCAGGTAATGAGCCTTGCGGCGCGCACCAAGCGCTCGGAGGAGGGGGTCGCCTTCGCCTCGCACCTCGACGGGTCGAAACACCTGATCACGCCGGAGCGCTCGATTGAAATCCAGCGCCTGCTCGGCAGCGATATTGTCATGGCTTTCGACGAGCTCGTCGCGCTGCCCGCCGAACGCGAGGCGGTCGAGGCGGCGATGGCGCGCTCGATGCGCTGGGCGGCACGGTCGCGCGCGGCCTTCGACGGCGGCGGCGAGCATGCAGCCTCGGCGACCCTGTTCGGCATCCAGCAGGGCGGCCTCGACGAGGGCCTGCGCGGCACGTCGGCGCGCGCGCTCTGCGACATCGGCTTCGACGGCTATGCCATCGGCGGCCTCGCGGTCGGGGAGGGCCAGGCGGCGATGTTCGGTGTCCTCGACTTCGCCTGCGACCAACTTCCCGTCGACCGCCCGCGCTACCTGATGGGGGTCGGCAAGCCCGACGATATTGTCGGCGCGGTCCAGCGCGGTGTCGACATGTTCGACTGCGTGCTGCCGACGCGCTCCGGGAGGACGGGGCAGGCATTCACCCGCGACGGCCCGATCGCGATCCGCAACGCCGGCTTCGCCGAGGACAAGCGCCCGCTCGACCCCGGCTGCCCGTGCCCAGTCTGCGCGCAGAACAGCCGCGCCTACCTGCACCACCTGGTCCGTAGCGACGAGATCCTCGGGGCCATGCTGATGACCGAGCATAATATCTGGTTTTACGAGGTGCTGATGCAGGACCTGCGGGACGCGATCGCGGGCAAGCGCCTCGACGCCTTCGCAACCGCATTCCGAGCCCGCTACCTACCCTCCCCCCTTGAGGGGGAGGGACCGGCTGCCCTCGCAGCCAGGGAGAGGGAGGGGAGGGGGAATCCCGAGTAA
- a CDS encoding GNAT family N-acetyltransferase yields MTVEIREFGYGDMGAIVTAQTRYYAAAEGWSGGMEALLLEVTGEFVRRHVAGRSNCWIAERGGEPVGSIFCFDAGEGVAQLRLMYVDSAVRGLGVGRELIARCVDFARASGYRKLKLGTHSNLLTARALYAKAGFVLTATEDHHEFGVPVHGETWVLPLAKA; encoded by the coding sequence ATGACCGTCGAGATCCGCGAGTTCGGCTACGGCGACATGGGGGCGATCGTCACCGCCCAGACGCGCTATTACGCCGCCGCCGAAGGCTGGAGCGGTGGCATGGAGGCGCTGCTGCTCGAGGTCACTGGAGAGTTCGTGCGCCGCCACGTCGCCGGGCGCAGCAACTGCTGGATCGCCGAGCGAGGCGGAGAGCCCGTCGGCAGCATCTTCTGCTTTGATGCGGGCGAGGGAGTCGCCCAGCTCCGCCTGATGTACGTTGACAGCGCGGTCCGCGGCCTCGGCGTCGGCCGCGAGTTGATCGCGCGCTGCGTCGACTTCGCGCGCGCGTCGGGTTACCGCAAGCTCAAGCTGGGGACCCACAGCAACCTGCTCACGGCCCGCGCCCTCTACGCCAAAGCCGGTTTCGTCCTGACAGCGACCGAGGACCACCACGAATTCGGGGTTCCGGTCCACGGCGAGACGTGGGTGCTTCCACTCGCTAAAGCCTGA
- the queA gene encoding tRNA preQ1(34) S-adenosylmethionine ribosyltransferase-isomerase QueA — translation MRVSDFDFDLPADRIALRPASPRDSARLLEVTPEHMTDLGIADLPSRLRRGDVLVFNDTRVIPAQLSGKRGDATIGVTLHQRLGEREWWSFVRNARRVVSGDVIDFGHGLTGTALEKSDEGAVRWRFASEDSFEAALARAGTMPLPPYIASKRAVDARDAEDYQTLYAAAPGAVAAPTAGLHFTPALFEALAAAGIGRETVTLHVGAGTFLPVKADDTDEHRMHAEWGSLDAATAARLAAARAAGGRVIAVGTTSLRCLESAAAAGPGAWTGDTRIFITPGYGFRAVDGLLTNFHLPRSTLFMLVSAMMGLDTMRAAYAHAVATGYRFYSYGDTSLLLPGGA, via the coding sequence ATGCGCGTCTCCGACTTCGACTTCGACTTGCCCGCCGACCGGATCGCGCTGCGCCCCGCATCCCCTCGCGACTCCGCACGGCTCCTCGAGGTCACCCCCGAACACATGACCGACCTCGGCATCGCCGACCTGCCGTCGCGTCTGCGCCGCGGCGATGTGCTGGTCTTCAACGACACGCGAGTCATCCCCGCCCAGCTCAGCGGCAAGCGCGGTGACGCAACTATCGGCGTCACCCTCCACCAGCGCCTCGGCGAGCGCGAATGGTGGAGTTTTGTCCGGAACGCGCGTCGGGTAGTCTCCGGCGACGTCATCGACTTCGGCCACGGGCTGACGGGCACCGCGCTCGAGAAGTCGGACGAGGGTGCGGTCCGCTGGCGCTTCGCTTCTGAGGACAGTTTCGAAGCCGCGCTCGCCCGCGCCGGGACCATGCCGCTGCCGCCCTATATCGCCTCGAAGCGCGCCGTCGATGCACGCGATGCCGAGGACTACCAGACACTCTACGCCGCCGCCCCCGGCGCCGTCGCCGCGCCGACCGCCGGCCTGCACTTCACCCCGGCGCTATTCGAGGCGCTCGCCGCCGCGGGCATCGGGCGCGAGACGGTGACCCTCCACGTCGGCGCCGGCACCTTCCTGCCGGTCAAGGCCGACGACACCGACGAACACCGCATGCATGCCGAATGGGGCAGCCTCGATGCCGCCACTGCCGCACGCCTCGCTGCTGCACGTGCGGCAGGCGGCCGGGTGATCGCGGTCGGCACCACCTCGCTGCGGTGCCTCGAGAGCGCCGCCGCTGCCGGCCCGGGCGCGTGGACCGGCGACACCCGTATCTTCATCACGCCCGGCTACGGCTTCCGCGCCGTTGACGGCCTGCTGACCAACTTCCACCTGCCGCGCTCGACCCTGTTCATGCTGGTCAGCGCGATGATGGGCCTCGACACGATGCGCGCCGCCTACGCCCACGCGGTAGCGACCGGCTACCGGTTCTACAGCTACGGTGATACCAGCCTGCTCCTGCCGGGAGGGGCCTGA
- a CDS encoding peptidylprolyl isomerase, with protein MMNRLMLIFAVAAMATAPVLAQQPPGKAPEVATTPKALPKMAPIVVKPAPPLTPDNTLYLDLSTGGRVGIAMRPDIAPAHIERIKTLVRQHFYDGTVFHRVIEGFMAQGGDPTGTGQGGSKLPDLKAEFNDLPHVRGAVAMARAASNDSANSQFYIVLQPVLKLDHSYTVWGRVFSGMEYVDSIERGEPPTNPSKIIQASIGSDNVPPPAPGTPIPTRAPNPLIDGPAPGAAPAAPTPPTAPVPETAPSTPIPPKP; from the coding sequence ATGATGAACAGACTGATGCTGATCTTCGCGGTGGCGGCAATGGCCACTGCGCCGGTGCTGGCGCAGCAGCCCCCGGGCAAGGCTCCGGAGGTCGCGACGACCCCCAAGGCGCTGCCCAAGATGGCGCCCATCGTTGTCAAGCCGGCCCCGCCGCTGACGCCCGACAACACGCTTTACCTCGACCTGTCGACCGGTGGCCGCGTCGGCATCGCGATGCGCCCCGACATAGCCCCGGCGCACATCGAGCGCATCAAGACACTGGTTCGCCAGCATTTCTACGACGGCACTGTCTTCCACCGTGTCATCGAGGGTTTCATGGCGCAGGGGGGCGATCCGACCGGCACCGGGCAGGGCGGCTCCAAGCTTCCCGACCTGAAGGCCGAGTTCAACGACCTGCCGCACGTCCGCGGTGCCGTCGCGATGGCCCGCGCCGCCTCGAACGACAGCGCCAACAGCCAGTTCTATATTGTCCTGCAGCCGGTGCTGAAGCTCGACCACAGCTACACGGTGTGGGGCCGGGTGTTCTCGGGAATGGAGTATGTCGACTCGATCGAGCGCGGCGAGCCGCCGACCAATCCCTCGAAGATCATCCAGGCCTCGATCGGCAGCGACAACGTCCCGCCGCCCGCGCCGGGGACGCCGATCCCGACCCGCGCGCCGAACCCGCTGATCGACGGGCCGGCTCCGGGTGCCGCGCCAGCCGCGCCGACGCCGCCGACCGCGCCGGTTCCAGAAACGGCACCTTCGACCCCGATCCCGCCGAAGCCCTGA
- the coaD gene encoding pantetheine-phosphate adenylyltransferase — protein MTNRIGVYPGTFDPVTLGHMDIIRRGAKLVDQLVIGVATNPSKSPMFTLAERVDHVRRETEGMPGIKVVEFDALLMKFAEAQGASMIIRGLRAVADFEYEYQMAGMNQQLNSRIETVFLMADVALQPIASRLVKEIAVYGGDIRKFVTPRIAVDIVDRVTANAAAAAK, from the coding sequence ATGACCAACCGCATCGGCGTCTATCCGGGGACGTTCGACCCCGTCACGCTCGGCCACATGGACATCATCCGGCGCGGTGCCAAGCTAGTCGACCAGCTCGTCATCGGGGTCGCGACCAACCCGTCGAAATCGCCGATGTTCACTCTGGCCGAGCGCGTCGACCATGTCCGCCGCGAGACCGAGGGCATGCCGGGCATCAAGGTCGTCGAGTTTGACGCGCTGCTGATGAAGTTCGCCGAGGCGCAGGGCGCCTCGATGATCATCCGCGGGCTCCGGGCGGTCGCCGACTTCGAGTACGAATATCAGATGGCGGGCATGAACCAGCAGCTCAACAGCCGCATCGAGACGGTTTTCCTGATGGCCGACGTCGCGCTCCAGCCGATTGCCTCCAGGCTGGTCAAGGAGATCGCGGTCTATGGCGGCGACATCCGCAAATTCGTGACGCCACGGATCGCGGTCGACATCGTCGATCGGGTCACGGCGAACGCTGCAGCCGCCGCCAAGTAA
- a CDS encoding polyprenyl synthetase family protein translates to MASTNLVQASISLKPALDAIGRTMDQRFERLLPVPDDGRARLYEAMRHAVIGGGKRMRPLLVVAACDLFHVDRERALRVAIAIEAVHCYSLIHDDLPCMDDDDLRRGKPTVHKAFDEATAVLAGDSLHAFAFEVLADPATHEDPFARAELVLELARASGPSGMAGGQMMDLAAEDTPFDLGETTRLQQLKTGALIGFCLEAGAIMGRIPEASRTPLRGYARDLGLAFQIADDLLDVEGDAESTGKAVHKDAGRGKATFVSLLGVERARTQAKMLIDQAIEHLQHFGQEADLLRAIAVFAIERDR, encoded by the coding sequence ATGGCGTCGACGAACTTGGTTCAGGCCTCGATCAGTCTGAAGCCCGCGCTCGACGCGATCGGGCGCACCATGGACCAGCGCTTCGAGCGCCTCCTGCCGGTTCCCGACGATGGTCGCGCGCGCCTTTACGAGGCGATGCGTCATGCGGTCATCGGCGGCGGCAAGCGCATGCGGCCGCTGCTCGTGGTCGCCGCGTGCGATCTGTTCCACGTCGACCGTGAGCGCGCGCTGCGCGTCGCCATCGCGATCGAGGCGGTGCACTGCTACAGCCTGATCCACGACGACCTGCCGTGCATGGACGACGACGACCTGCGCCGCGGCAAGCCGACCGTCCACAAGGCCTTCGACGAGGCGACCGCGGTGCTGGCGGGCGATTCGCTCCACGCCTTCGCCTTCGAGGTGCTCGCCGACCCCGCCACTCACGAAGACCCGTTCGCCCGCGCCGAGCTCGTGCTCGAACTCGCCCGCGCGTCTGGCCCGTCGGGCATGGCTGGCGGCCAGATGATGGACCTGGCGGCCGAGGATACGCCCTTCGACCTCGGCGAGACGACCCGGCTGCAGCAGCTCAAGACCGGGGCGCTGATTGGCTTCTGCCTCGAGGCGGGAGCGATCATGGGGCGTATTCCCGAGGCGTCGCGGACACCGTTGAGGGGCTATGCCCGCGACCTCGGCCTGGCGTTTCAGATCGCCGACGACCTGCTCGACGTCGAGGGCGATGCCGAATCGACCGGCAAGGCGGTCCACAAGGACGCCGGCCGCGGCAAGGCGACGTTCGTCTCGCTGCTTGGCGTCGAGCGGGCCCGGACCCAGGCCAAGATGCTGATCGACCAGGCGATCGAACACCTCCAGCATTTCGGCCAGGAGGCCGACCTGCTCCGCGCCATCGCGGTCTTCGCGATCGAGCGCGACCGCTAG
- a CDS encoding exodeoxyribonuclease VII small subunit — MDDTNSIENLSFEAALKRLEAIVHSLEAGDTPLETSIDLYTEGQTLKDHCEKKLAGATARIEAIQLSADGRAIGLKPLDPA, encoded by the coding sequence ATGGACGACACCAATTCGATCGAGAACCTCAGCTTCGAGGCGGCGCTCAAGCGTCTCGAGGCCATCGTGCACAGTCTCGAGGCCGGCGACACGCCGCTCGAGACATCGATCGACCTGTATACCGAGGGGCAGACGCTGAAAGATCACTGCGAAAAGAAGCTGGCGGGCGCGACGGCACGGATTGAGGCGATCCAGCTGAGCGCCGACGGCCGCGCGATCGGCCTCAAGCCGCTCGATCCGGCCTGA
- a CDS encoding glutathione S-transferase family protein: protein MILYGNSMSPFVRKVLAFAAEKGIQLTVKNAGLGSTDPGFLAASPFRKMPAFEDGDYRLADSSAIIHYLEALHPSPELIPADPKLRGQTIWFDEFADTIVAACGGKLFFNRIVSPRFLGKPGDLAMADAAEANEMPPLLDYLEGVIPASGFLVGDRLTLADIAVTSPFVNIGHVGCAPCADRHPKLAAYLAAMIARPSFAGWVAREQKALAA, encoded by the coding sequence ATGATCCTGTACGGAAATTCGATGTCGCCTTTCGTCCGCAAGGTGTTGGCGTTCGCCGCAGAGAAGGGCATCCAGCTTACCGTCAAGAACGCCGGTCTAGGGTCGACCGACCCAGGCTTCCTCGCCGCCAGTCCGTTCCGCAAGATGCCGGCGTTCGAGGATGGGGACTACCGCCTCGCCGATTCGAGCGCGATCATCCACTACCTCGAGGCGCTGCATCCATCGCCCGAACTGATCCCTGCCGACCCGAAGCTGCGCGGCCAGACGATCTGGTTCGACGAGTTCGCCGACACCATCGTCGCGGCCTGCGGCGGCAAATTGTTCTTCAACCGGATCGTCAGCCCGCGCTTCCTCGGTAAGCCCGGCGACCTCGCGATGGCCGATGCGGCCGAAGCCAACGAGATGCCGCCCCTGCTCGACTATCTGGAAGGCGTTATCCCCGCCAGCGGCTTCCTCGTCGGCGACCGACTGACGCTGGCCGACATCGCGGTGACTTCGCCGTTCGTCAATATCGGCCACGTCGGCTGTGCTCCCTGCGCCGACCGCCACCCGAAATTGGCTGCTTATCTGGCGGCAATGATCGCGCGACCGAGCTTCGCTGGGTGGGTCGCGCGGGAACAGAAGGCGTTGGCAGCCTGA
- a CDS encoding AMP-binding protein: MSRWSTRYAHPGRWDRSFDPCPVPELLAHSAARTPHAPCLEFLGRRWTYAQAWDQVRRSAAGFTALGIGPGDKVGLFLPNCPHYVFAYYGAMLAGATVVNFSPLYTTDELRAQVADSGTVTMVTLNVCALYDVIAPVEGLRLIVGDLPEVLPFWTGLAYRLFKRRDCAALPAGTTRFADLLRHKPLANPPAVAPGDVALLQYTGGTTGTPKGAVLTHANLSVNAMQVDAVDPEPNAPDRILGALPFFHVFANTCVLNRTMHRGGQIVMLPRFELKAVLKAIPKHKITAIPGVPTMYRALLDAPGLEKVDLSSLRICISGGAPMPLELKTAFEKRSGATVVEGYGLTESSGVVSTNPYKGLNKPGSIGQPLPQTDIRLVDNDDCTRPAPDGEPGEITVSGPQIMQGYHGHDVETANVFIEHDGIRWLRTGDVGTIDADGYVSVVDRLKDMIVVGGFKVFPSVLEEILYRDPRVREALVIGIPDLRLGERPKAFVTLVEGAEASCEMLLAALNAHIGKHERAAALEIRDSLPKTMIGKLSRKELVAEERAKVGGETP; the protein is encoded by the coding sequence ATGAGCCGGTGGTCCACGCGCTACGCTCACCCCGGGCGCTGGGACCGCAGCTTCGATCCGTGCCCGGTCCCCGAACTCCTGGCGCACTCCGCCGCCCGCACGCCCCACGCACCGTGCCTCGAATTCCTCGGCCGCCGCTGGACCTATGCGCAGGCGTGGGACCAGGTCCGCCGCAGCGCCGCCGGGTTCACGGCGCTTGGCATCGGACCGGGCGACAAGGTCGGGTTGTTCCTGCCGAACTGCCCGCACTACGTCTTCGCCTACTACGGCGCGATGCTGGCGGGCGCGACGGTGGTCAACTTCTCGCCGCTCTACACCACCGACGAACTCCGCGCCCAGGTCGCCGACAGTGGCACTGTCACGATGGTGACGCTCAACGTGTGCGCCCTCTACGATGTCATCGCGCCGGTTGAAGGCCTGCGGCTGATCGTCGGCGACCTGCCGGAGGTGCTGCCGTTCTGGACCGGGCTCGCGTACCGCCTGTTCAAGCGCCGGGACTGCGCCGCGTTGCCCGCCGGGACGACGCGCTTCGCCGACCTGCTCCGCCACAAGCCGCTCGCCAACCCACCCGCGGTTGCTCCCGGCGACGTCGCTCTGCTCCAGTATACCGGCGGCACCACCGGCACGCCCAAGGGCGCGGTGCTGACCCACGCAAATCTCAGCGTCAACGCGATGCAGGTCGATGCCGTCGACCCGGAGCCGAACGCGCCCGACCGCATCCTCGGGGCGCTGCCGTTCTTCCACGTCTTCGCGAACACCTGCGTCCTCAACCGCACGATGCATCGCGGCGGGCAGATCGTGATGCTGCCGCGCTTCGAGCTGAAGGCGGTGCTCAAGGCGATCCCGAAGCACAAGATCACCGCCATCCCCGGCGTCCCGACGATGTACCGCGCGCTGCTCGACGCGCCCGGGCTGGAGAAAGTCGACCTGTCGAGCCTGCGCATCTGCATCTCCGGCGGCGCGCCGATGCCGCTGGAGCTGAAGACCGCTTTCGAGAAGCGTAGCGGCGCAACGGTGGTCGAGGGTTACGGCCTGACCGAAAGCTCGGGCGTCGTCTCGACCAACCCGTACAAGGGCCTCAACAAGCCCGGCAGTATCGGGCAGCCGCTTCCGCAGACCGACATCCGCCTCGTCGACAACGACGACTGCACCCGCCCTGCGCCCGACGGCGAACCCGGCGAGATCACCGTCTCCGGCCCGCAGATCATGCAGGGCTATCACGGCCACGACGTCGAGACCGCCAACGTCTTCATCGAGCACGACGGCATCCGCTGGCTGCGCACCGGGGACGTCGGCACCATCGATGCCGACGGCTATGTCAGCGTCGTCGATCGCCTCAAGGACATGATCGTCGTCGGCGGCTTCAAGGTCTTTCCATCGGTGCTCGAGGAAATCCTGTACCGCGACCCGCGCGTCCGGGAAGCGCTGGTCATCGGCATCCCCGACCTCCGCCTCGGCGAGCGACCCAAGGCCTTCGTGACGCTGGTCGAGGGGGCGGAGGCGAGCTGCGAAATGTTGCTCGCCGCCTTGAACGCGCATATCGGTAAGCACGAGCGCGCGGCGGCGCTGGAGATCCGCGACAGCCTGCCTAAGACGATGATCGGCAAGCTCAGCCGCAAGGAACTGGTCGCCGAAGAGCGCGCCAAAGTCGGGGGAGAGACGCCATGA
- a CDS encoding MBL fold metallo-hydrolase encodes MQDTSLADAPPTDTPEDRRGLHYPHGRFTPEPDTLFEVAPGVFWLRMPLPFSLDHINLWVLDDGNGWAIVDTGLNTGQGKKTWAGLFAGALAGKPVTRVIVTHYHPDHLGLAGWLCERWGLPLEIARTEYLLARTLTLDVRDAPPPEAVAFYARAAWPEERLDALKARSWGGFSKAVSPLPAGFKRIRDGDVLTIGGRAWRIVTGRGHSPEHSCLVCDEAGLMLAGDQVLPRITSNVSVYPTEPDADPLKDWLDSIEMLRHLDAGMRVLPAHNEPFDGLHTRLDQLRDDHLDKLEKLEAFCATPRTVFETFPILFRRPVGDDVMMASGEALAHLHWLENRGQVVRDRDGAVDRFVRA; translated from the coding sequence ATGCAGGACACGAGCCTCGCCGACGCGCCCCCGACTGATACCCCCGAGGATCGGCGCGGGCTGCACTACCCCCACGGTCGCTTCACCCCCGAGCCCGACACGCTGTTCGAGGTCGCGCCCGGCGTATTCTGGCTGCGGATGCCGCTGCCGTTCAGCCTCGACCACATCAACCTGTGGGTGCTCGATGATGGCAACGGCTGGGCGATCGTCGATACCGGGCTGAACACCGGGCAGGGCAAGAAAACCTGGGCCGGGCTGTTCGCCGGGGCGCTGGCGGGCAAGCCGGTCACGCGCGTAATCGTCACCCACTATCACCCCGATCATCTCGGCCTGGCGGGCTGGCTGTGCGAGCGCTGGGGCCTGCCGCTGGAGATCGCGCGCACCGAGTATCTGTTGGCGCGGACCCTGACCCTCGACGTCCGGGATGCTCCACCGCCCGAGGCGGTCGCGTTCTACGCTCGCGCCGCGTGGCCCGAAGAGCGGCTCGACGCCCTCAAGGCGCGAAGCTGGGGCGGCTTCAGCAAGGCCGTCTCGCCGCTCCCCGCCGGCTTCAAGCGTATTCGCGACGGTGATGTGCTGACCATCGGCGGACGGGCGTGGCGCATCGTCACCGGGCGCGGCCATTCGCCTGAGCATTCGTGCCTGGTGTGCGACGAGGCGGGCCTGATGCTCGCCGGCGACCAGGTGCTGCCGCGCATCACCTCGAACGTCTCGGTCTACCCGACCGAGCCCGACGCCGACCCGCTCAAGGACTGGCTCGACAGCATCGAGATGCTGCGCCACCTCGACGCCGGGATGCGCGTCCTGCCGGCCCACAACGAGCCCTTCGATGGCTTGCACACCCGGCTCGACCAGCTCCGCGACGACCACCTCGACAAGCTCGAAAAGCTGGAAGCGTTCTGCGCCACGCCGCGCACGGTGTTCGAGACCTTCCCCATCCTCTTCCGCCGCCCGGTCGGCGACGACGTCATGATGGCGTCGGGCGAAGCGCTGGCGCACCTGCACTGGCTCGAGAACCGCGGGCAGGTGGTGCGCGACCGTGACGGAGCGGTCGATCGGTTCGTGCGGGCATGA
- a CDS encoding LysR family transcriptional regulator, whose translation MKRTHLPLNALRVFDAAARHLSFTKAADELAVTPAAVGQQIRALEDTLGVVLFKRMTRNLELTPEASLALPALRAGFLQFEESVRILQDAQGSKVLTIAAPRDFTAKWLAARLAAYAKDHADTRFVLAAHDGGVDFTQANLDLAVVYGGEPTEEGVHGRIIAVETLVEVGAPGTPADALRIVHPGDVRPGGLTVGDAGLALDAAALGFGIAQVPATLAAADLAAGRVVAIGEPEATTDAYWLLAPTPQWRQAKVRALVEFLLA comes from the coding sequence GTGAAGCGCACCCATCTCCCGCTCAACGCACTCCGCGTCTTCGACGCCGCCGCACGCCACCTGTCGTTCACCAAGGCCGCCGACGAGCTCGCCGTCACCCCCGCCGCAGTCGGCCAGCAGATCCGCGCGCTGGAGGACACGCTCGGCGTCGTGCTGTTCAAGCGCATGACCCGCAACCTCGAACTGACCCCGGAGGCCAGCCTCGCGCTGCCTGCCCTCCGTGCCGGGTTCCTGCAGTTCGAGGAGTCGGTCCGCATTCTCCAGGACGCGCAGGGGTCGAAGGTCCTGACCATCGCTGCGCCGCGCGACTTCACCGCCAAGTGGCTCGCGGCCCGGCTCGCAGCGTACGCCAAGGACCACGCCGACACGCGCTTCGTGCTGGCGGCGCACGATGGCGGCGTCGACTTCACCCAGGCCAACCTCGATCTCGCGGTGGTCTATGGCGGCGAGCCGACCGAGGAGGGCGTTCACGGGCGGATTATCGCGGTCGAGACGCTGGTCGAGGTCGGCGCGCCCGGCACACCTGCCGATGCACTGCGCATCGTCCACCCCGGCGACGTGCGACCGGGCGGACTGACGGTCGGCGATGCCGGTCTCGCGCTGGACGCGGCGGCGCTCGGCTTCGGCATCGCACAGGTACCGGCGACGCTGGCGGCCGCCGACCTCGCCGCAGGCCGCGTCGTGGCGATCGGCGAGCCCGAGGCGACCACCGACGCCTATTGGCTCCTCGCCCCGACCCCGCAGTGGCGGCAGGCGAAGGTCCGCGCACTGGTCGAGTTCCTGCTGGCATAA